A genome region from Arthrobacter sp. SLBN-100 includes the following:
- a CDS encoding sulfite oxidase, which yields MTQIQPNPQPTRPTAAAEQQAPAPAGPAAGPTTGPLTPEELQLGARNHSMPLEALRRDITPPGLHYVLTHFDIPDIDPGAWHLRINGAVERALELSMAALRKDPAITVPVTLECAGNGRSLLKPRPVSQPWVLEGVGTAAWTGVPLAYLLGKAGILPHAVEVVFTGADAGIQGGVTQRYARSLPIREVMRADVVLAYKMNGSELPPQHGYPLRLVVPGWYGMASVKWLESIEVLTSPFAGYQQRVAYRYQDSADDAGVPVSRIRVRSLMVPPGIPDFFTRKRVMQHGPVMLQGRAWSGQAAISTVEVGIDGKWLPAQLDEPLGGFAWRKWTMPWVADPGEHELTCRATDASGATQPLEQYWNYQGMGNNVVQRISVRVE from the coding sequence GTCCCACCGCAGCCGCGGAACAGCAGGCACCTGCCCCTGCCGGCCCCGCAGCCGGACCAACCACCGGACCGCTCACGCCGGAGGAACTCCAGCTGGGTGCCCGCAACCATTCCATGCCCCTGGAGGCCCTCCGCCGGGACATCACTCCGCCTGGGCTCCACTATGTGCTCACCCACTTCGACATTCCCGATATCGATCCCGGGGCGTGGCACCTGCGGATCAACGGCGCAGTGGAGCGGGCCCTGGAGCTGAGCATGGCGGCGCTGCGCAAGGATCCCGCCATTACGGTGCCGGTCACGCTGGAATGTGCGGGCAACGGCCGCTCGCTCCTGAAGCCACGGCCGGTGAGCCAACCGTGGGTGCTTGAAGGCGTGGGCACGGCAGCATGGACCGGTGTGCCGCTCGCCTATCTCCTGGGGAAGGCGGGAATCCTTCCGCACGCCGTCGAGGTGGTCTTCACGGGTGCCGATGCCGGGATTCAGGGCGGCGTCACCCAGCGGTACGCGCGGAGCCTGCCGATCCGTGAGGTGATGCGTGCCGACGTCGTACTCGCCTACAAAATGAACGGCAGCGAACTGCCGCCCCAGCACGGGTACCCGCTCCGGCTCGTGGTCCCCGGCTGGTACGGCATGGCGAGCGTGAAATGGCTCGAATCCATCGAAGTCCTCACCTCGCCTTTCGCGGGCTACCAGCAGCGGGTCGCTTACCGCTACCAGGACTCAGCGGACGACGCCGGCGTGCCGGTTTCGCGGATCAGGGTGCGTTCGCTGATGGTCCCGCCTGGTATCCCGGACTTTTTTACGCGCAAGCGGGTGATGCAGCACGGCCCTGTGATGCTGCAGGGCAGGGCCTGGTCCGGGCAGGCGGCCATTTCCACTGTTGAAGTCGGCATCGACGGAAAGTGGCTGCCCGCGCAGCTGGATGAACCCCTAGGCGGCTTCGCCTGGCGCAAGTGGACGATGCCATGGGTGGCGGATCCGGGCGAACATGAGCTCACCTGCCGTGCCACCGATGCCAGCGGCGCCACCCAGCCCCTGGAGCAGTACTGGAACTACCAGGGAATGGGCAACAACGTGGTGCAGCGGATCAGCGTCAGGGTGGAATAG
- a CDS encoding GMC family oxidoreductase produces the protein MASSTRSTVTTDYIVIGAGSSGSVIARRLLDAGHSVHVLEAGSADNDPNIHSPQGWPLLLTGSNDWAVMTTPQKHANNRVLYWPRGKVLGGSSSLNGMIYIRGHRSDYDAWAANGAEGWSWNDVLPLFKRSEDHADGASGFHGQGGPLPVERIVNRHPAAQAFVDAAKALGHEETEDFNGSRMTGVGFNHTTTRDGKRASAWQSFMAPVQDNARLTVTTGALVTRIVVDGGRAVAVEYQADGGTHRAGANAEIVVSAGAIGSPKILLLSGIGPQDQLQQLGIVPVADLPGVGENLHDHLLAGNIYEARQPLAVGRHNLLESQLYAHSNQTDEEAPDLQPLFLHLPYPTDGGAAPEHGYTIEPGIVRPRSRGSLRLTSADPAAAPLVDPNILADEYDVEALVDAVELCRRIGQHDAFAPFRKAEFTPPAITGRDSLREFVRQAAGTYHHQVGTCKMGIDDLSVVDPQLRVRGVQGLRVADASIIPSVPSGNTNAPAIMIGEKAADLLLGAASAGSTVQQTELTAAAL, from the coding sequence ATGGCCAGCAGCACCAGATCCACGGTTACCACTGACTACATCGTTATCGGCGCAGGCTCGTCCGGCAGTGTGATCGCCCGCCGCCTGCTCGACGCCGGCCACTCTGTCCACGTCCTTGAGGCAGGATCCGCCGATAACGATCCCAACATCCACAGTCCGCAGGGCTGGCCCCTCCTTCTTACCGGGTCCAACGACTGGGCCGTCATGACCACACCGCAGAAGCACGCCAACAACCGGGTCCTCTACTGGCCGCGGGGCAAGGTCCTGGGCGGCAGCAGCTCGCTCAACGGCATGATCTACATCCGCGGCCACCGCTCGGACTACGATGCCTGGGCCGCCAACGGCGCGGAGGGCTGGTCCTGGAACGACGTGTTGCCGCTGTTCAAGCGCTCCGAGGACCACGCCGACGGCGCGAGCGGGTTTCACGGCCAGGGCGGTCCGCTGCCGGTGGAGCGGATCGTTAACCGGCACCCCGCCGCGCAGGCTTTCGTTGACGCGGCCAAGGCGCTGGGCCACGAGGAGACTGAGGATTTCAACGGCAGCCGGATGACGGGCGTGGGCTTCAACCACACCACCACCCGCGACGGAAAACGGGCCAGCGCGTGGCAGAGCTTCATGGCGCCCGTACAGGACAATGCGCGTCTGACGGTCACCACGGGCGCGCTGGTCACCAGGATAGTTGTCGACGGCGGCCGTGCGGTCGCCGTCGAATATCAGGCCGACGGCGGGACTCACCGTGCGGGGGCCAACGCCGAGATTGTCGTTTCGGCAGGTGCCATCGGTTCACCGAAAATCCTGCTGCTCTCCGGAATTGGCCCTCAGGACCAGCTGCAGCAGCTCGGAATTGTTCCGGTGGCGGACCTTCCCGGCGTCGGCGAAAACCTCCATGACCACCTCCTGGCCGGGAACATCTACGAGGCCCGGCAGCCCCTGGCTGTGGGCAGGCACAACCTCCTCGAAAGCCAGCTGTACGCCCACAGCAACCAGACGGATGAGGAAGCCCCGGACCTGCAGCCGCTGTTCCTGCACCTGCCGTACCCCACCGACGGCGGCGCTGCACCGGAACATGGCTACACCATCGAGCCCGGCATCGTCCGTCCCCGCTCGCGCGGTTCGCTGCGCCTCACCTCAGCCGACCCGGCGGCAGCGCCCCTCGTGGACCCCAACATCCTGGCCGACGAGTACGACGTGGAGGCCCTGGTGGATGCGGTGGAGCTCTGCCGCAGGATCGGGCAGCACGACGCCTTCGCACCGTTCCGGAAAGCCGAGTTCACGCCGCCGGCAATCACGGGCCGGGACAGCTTGCGCGAGTTTGTCCGCCAGGCGGCGGGGACGTACCACCACCAGGTGGGCACCTGCAAGATGGGCATCGATGACCTGTCGGTGGTGGACCCGCAGCTCCGGGTCCGCGGCGTGCAGGGTCTGCGGGTGGCGGACGCCTCCATCATCCCTTCGGTGCCCAGCGGCAACACCAACGCCCCGGCCATTATGATCGGCGAGAAAGCCGCGGACCTGCTGTTGGGGGCGGCCTCGGCGGGCTCCACGGTTCAGCAAACGGAGCTGACGGCGGCCGCCCTCTGA
- a CDS encoding helix-turn-helix domain-containing protein → MSELALSPRREVFDSSLLAGGERFDAWRDAVNAAFVPLSVASAEPKNFTGSLICQSMGTTHVSEVCGSASQVRRTAREIAGNDPGLIKLGLQLRGYSVVAQDGREAALTPGDFAIYDTSRPYDLYFDDSFQMLVVMFPPESLQLTRRDIAGLTASRVSGRQGLGSLTSTLLSAMGQHLRDGEVPGAVTVSDALLSLVSAVFAERVDPGSPLNSQRLVLLARVQAYISSHLGDPELTVTAIAATHHVSVRYLQKLFEEHGETVSAWIRRKRLEKCRHDLLNPQLRDRPVSAVGMHWGFTDASSFSRAFKSAFGRAPAEYRYSFSPMGTAVP, encoded by the coding sequence GTGTCAGAACTTGCCCTCTCACCTCGGCGCGAGGTCTTCGATTCGTCCCTGCTGGCGGGCGGAGAGCGGTTCGACGCCTGGCGTGACGCCGTCAACGCGGCCTTTGTGCCGTTGTCCGTGGCCAGCGCTGAACCCAAAAACTTCACGGGCTCGCTGATCTGCCAGAGCATGGGGACCACCCACGTCAGTGAAGTGTGCGGATCAGCCAGCCAAGTGCGGCGGACCGCCCGGGAGATCGCGGGAAACGATCCCGGCCTCATCAAGCTCGGGCTGCAGCTGCGCGGATACTCCGTGGTTGCCCAGGACGGCCGGGAAGCAGCGCTTACCCCCGGCGACTTCGCCATCTATGACACCAGCCGCCCCTACGACCTGTATTTCGACGACAGTTTCCAGATGCTGGTGGTGATGTTTCCGCCGGAATCCCTGCAGCTCACCCGCCGCGACATCGCAGGCCTCACCGCATCGCGGGTGTCAGGGCGCCAAGGACTGGGTTCGCTCACTTCCACCCTGCTCAGCGCTATGGGCCAACACCTGCGGGACGGCGAGGTGCCCGGCGCCGTGACTGTGTCCGATGCGCTGTTGAGCCTGGTTTCGGCCGTCTTCGCCGAGCGCGTGGATCCCGGTTCGCCGTTGAACTCCCAGCGGCTGGTTCTGCTCGCCCGCGTGCAGGCATACATCTCCTCGCACCTCGGGGACCCCGAATTGACCGTCACTGCAATTGCGGCCACCCACCACGTATCGGTGCGCTACCTTCAGAAGCTGTTCGAGGAACACGGGGAGACGGTGAGCGCCTGGATCCGGCGGAAACGGCTGGAGAAGTGCAGGCATGACCTCCTGAACCCGCAACTGCGGGACCGTCCTGTGTCCGCCGTCGGCATGCATTGGGGCTTCACCGATGCTTCGAGCTTTTCGCGCGCCTTCAAGTCTGCTTTTGGGCGGGCCCCGGCGGAGTATCGGTATTCCTTCAGCCCCATGGGGACCGCTGTCCCATGA
- a CDS encoding RNA-binding S4 domain-containing protein, whose translation MTSLPSAPASVRIDAWLWAVRAYKTRSAATAACRAGHVRLNGSPAKASATLVNGDTVTVRMSGYERTLEVRRLLNKRVGAEAASHCFTDHTPPRPAAPALGLPQRDRGAGRPTKKDRREMERLRGSV comes from the coding sequence ATGACCAGCCTTCCTTCCGCCCCCGCCAGCGTCCGAATCGATGCGTGGCTGTGGGCCGTCCGCGCTTACAAGACCCGGTCTGCAGCAACGGCTGCCTGCCGTGCAGGGCATGTCCGGCTGAACGGCAGCCCGGCAAAAGCTTCGGCCACGCTCGTCAACGGGGATACCGTTACAGTCAGGATGTCCGGCTACGAACGGACCCTTGAGGTGCGCCGGCTGCTCAACAAGCGCGTGGGCGCGGAGGCCGCATCCCACTGCTTCACCGACCATACGCCGCCCCGTCCCGCTGCCCCCGCACTGGGCCTGCCGCAGCGCGACCGGGGCGCTGGCCGGCCCACTAAGAAGGACCGGCGCGAGATGGAACGGCTGCGCGGCTCCGTCTAA
- a CDS encoding HNH endonuclease — protein MEAVQGLATAVAAQTRDLPSVADVLELLASIPVPVDKPGMIDQLRELEDVKSAAAAKQARIAVAFDLATRQEQAAAGVPVGELGAGVGAEIALARRESPARGGRLLGLAKALVVEMPHTLAALQSGQLNEWCATLIVKETACLSAQDRAAVDEEIAADTGTLAGAGDRTITAAVRAAAYRRDPQSFAKRASHAMAERTVSLRPAPDTMAYLTALVPVAQGVAAHAALTRHADTLKSSGDERSKGAIMADELVERITGTPGGYTGIDLQLVMTDRTLFQGDSEPARLTGYGIVPGQWARKAVTGELMAGERSGVAATGTPGPKDPDTGAHGSGAAGDADTTGFKVWVRRLYTAPTNGELVAMDSKARLFPAGLRRFIQARDHTCRTPYCDAPIRHHDHIIPWHNNGPTTSTNGQGLCEACNHTKETPGWTARPVPQPGQRHSVELQTPTGHTYRSTAPPLPGTALPRVLAATAKPPSRRRRKLRHRMKALKRAHKTRLSV, from the coding sequence ATGGAAGCGGTTCAGGGGTTGGCAACAGCAGTCGCAGCGCAGACGCGAGACCTTCCCTCGGTAGCTGATGTCCTTGAATTGCTGGCTAGCATTCCTGTCCCCGTGGACAAGCCAGGGATGATTGACCAGTTGCGGGAGCTGGAGGACGTAAAGTCTGCGGCAGCTGCGAAGCAGGCCCGGATCGCCGTGGCCTTCGACCTGGCAACACGTCAGGAACAGGCCGCAGCCGGTGTCCCTGTCGGTGAGCTCGGTGCCGGGGTGGGAGCCGAAATCGCCCTGGCCCGGCGCGAGTCCCCGGCACGCGGCGGCAGGCTCCTGGGTCTGGCCAAAGCCCTGGTGGTCGAAATGCCCCACACCCTCGCAGCGCTTCAGAGCGGGCAGCTGAACGAGTGGTGCGCCACCCTGATCGTGAAGGAAACCGCATGCCTGTCCGCCCAAGACCGGGCCGCCGTGGACGAGGAAATCGCCGCGGACACCGGCACCCTCGCCGGCGCCGGGGACCGCACCATCACCGCCGCCGTCCGGGCCGCCGCATACCGGCGCGACCCCCAATCCTTCGCGAAACGGGCTTCCCATGCCATGGCGGAGCGGACCGTCAGCCTGCGCCCGGCACCGGACACCATGGCATACCTGACCGCGCTGGTCCCGGTCGCGCAGGGCGTCGCCGCCCACGCAGCCCTCACCCGCCACGCCGACACCCTGAAATCTTCCGGCGATGAACGGTCAAAGGGCGCCATCATGGCCGACGAACTGGTCGAACGCATCACCGGCACCCCCGGCGGCTACACCGGCATCGACCTCCAGCTCGTCATGACCGACCGGACCCTTTTCCAAGGCGACAGCGAACCCGCCCGCCTCACCGGCTACGGCATCGTCCCCGGCCAATGGGCCAGGAAAGCAGTCACAGGAGAACTGATGGCCGGTGAAAGATCCGGAGTCGCCGCCACCGGAACACCTGGACCAAAAGATCCGGATACAGGAGCACACGGTTCTGGAGCTGCGGGCGATGCGGACACCACCGGGTTCAAGGTCTGGGTCCGCCGGCTCTACACCGCACCCACCAATGGCGAACTCGTCGCGATGGACTCCAAGGCGAGGCTCTTCCCGGCCGGGCTTCGACGCTTCATCCAGGCCCGGGACCACACCTGCCGCACCCCCTACTGCGACGCGCCCATCCGCCACCACGACCACATCATCCCCTGGCACAACAACGGCCCAACCACCAGCACCAACGGCCAAGGCCTCTGCGAAGCCTGCAACCACACCAAAGAAACACCCGGCTGGACAGCCCGGCCGGTACCCCAACCAGGGCAACGGCACTCCGTGGAACTCCAAACCCCCACCGGCCACACCTACAGGTCAACCGCGCCGCCCCTGCCGGGCACAGCCCTGCCCAGAGTTCTGGCTGCGACTGCCAAGCCGCCCTCCCGCCGTCGTCGGAAATTGAGGCACCGAATGAAGGCGCTCAAACGCGCCCATAAGACGCGATTATCGGTGTGA
- a CDS encoding uracil-DNA glycosylase, with product MTIDWDEKKALLQEPNIAKVTQLCDELMEKKPGSTVPYIDPVHDEDECRIVSLQVSPGKGTESGFVSHYNDDEAARRATQIYELAELDPRYVMPWNAYPWVRDPGMPSALSVQEKTDGLRPFRQFLKINSRVSAIIAHGTDASTFLTLFEKTYHSSLKNSGIKVYKATALGGRAFAVSEAKQEELLAKNVEIYKDAMQRAGIQHL from the coding sequence GTGACGATTGACTGGGACGAAAAGAAAGCCCTGCTACAGGAACCGAACATCGCGAAGGTAACCCAGCTTTGCGACGAACTGATGGAAAAGAAGCCGGGCTCCACCGTTCCCTACATCGACCCGGTGCACGACGAGGATGAATGCCGGATCGTCAGCCTGCAGGTCAGCCCCGGGAAGGGCACCGAGTCGGGCTTCGTCTCGCACTACAACGACGATGAGGCCGCCCGCCGCGCCACCCAGATCTACGAACTCGCGGAGCTCGACCCCCGTTACGTGATGCCCTGGAACGCCTACCCGTGGGTCCGCGATCCGGGAATGCCGTCAGCGCTGAGTGTCCAGGAAAAGACCGACGGACTCCGCCCCTTCCGCCAGTTCCTCAAGATCAACTCCCGGGTTTCGGCGATTATCGCCCACGGCACGGACGCCTCCACCTTCCTCACCCTGTTCGAGAAGACCTACCATTCGTCGCTGAAGAACAGCGGCATCAAGGTTTACAAGGCCACGGCCCTCGGGGGCCGGGCCTTTGCCGTCTCCGAAGCCAAACAGGAAGAGCTGCTGGCCAAGAACGTGGAGATCTACAAGGACGCCATGCAGCGGGCAGGCATCCAGCACCTCTGA
- a CDS encoding type II toxin-antitoxin system HipA family toxin has protein sequence MKHRIADIYKAGVLAARLERHDGGTRFSYVAGYLASGGPAVATSLPLSSEPVLSGAGAAPPYFTGLLPEGRRLNALRRSIKTSADDDLSLLIAAGGNPVGDVQIVGHGEPPNRDEHAVQLDPQQALDFDQLLGDPDLIDPVALAGVQDKLSAGMISLPVASTGRQFILKLNAPEFPHVVENELVMFRYAAKLRIPLSRVQLIRDVAGRPGLLVERFDRLPGPDNGTGGVRRLAVEDGAQVLKLYPADKYNVGYGQVCHALADHCSAPLPALRNLAIQAAYAWLTGNGDLHAKNVSMVQQPHGEWTIAPVYDIPSTVVYGDKTLALTMNGKRTGISRRQFLGWASELGLTGRAAAQVVEIGLKASGPLIADLESGTAFGGLGGAGTKGNDDGGSPFPDIVTRAWAKELKHRRRLMEG, from the coding sequence GTGAAGCACCGCATCGCCGACATCTACAAAGCGGGCGTGCTCGCCGCAAGGCTAGAGCGGCACGATGGCGGTACCAGGTTCAGCTATGTGGCGGGCTATCTCGCCTCCGGTGGTCCCGCCGTCGCGACTTCCCTGCCGCTCAGCAGCGAACCAGTCCTCTCCGGCGCCGGGGCCGCCCCGCCCTATTTCACCGGGCTGCTGCCGGAGGGCCGCCGGCTCAACGCGCTGCGGCGTTCCATCAAGACCAGCGCGGACGATGACCTGTCCCTGCTGATCGCAGCCGGCGGAAATCCAGTGGGAGACGTCCAGATCGTCGGCCATGGGGAACCCCCGAACAGGGATGAGCACGCAGTCCAGCTGGATCCACAGCAGGCTTTGGACTTCGACCAGCTGCTCGGCGACCCGGACCTCATTGATCCCGTGGCCCTGGCGGGAGTACAAGACAAGTTGTCCGCTGGAATGATTTCGCTGCCGGTTGCGAGTACCGGGCGCCAGTTCATCCTGAAGCTGAACGCGCCCGAGTTTCCCCATGTGGTCGAGAACGAGCTGGTGATGTTCCGTTACGCCGCCAAGCTTCGAATCCCGCTGAGCCGTGTCCAGCTGATCCGGGATGTTGCCGGCCGGCCCGGTTTGCTCGTGGAGCGCTTCGACCGCCTGCCCGGCCCGGACAACGGGACCGGCGGAGTGCGCCGCCTGGCGGTGGAGGATGGGGCGCAGGTGCTGAAGCTGTACCCTGCGGACAAGTACAACGTGGGATACGGCCAGGTGTGCCACGCGCTCGCGGACCACTGCTCCGCGCCGCTTCCCGCTCTCCGGAACCTGGCGATCCAGGCCGCCTACGCCTGGCTGACGGGTAACGGAGACCTGCACGCGAAGAACGTATCGATGGTCCAGCAGCCACACGGGGAGTGGACCATCGCCCCGGTGTACGACATCCCTTCCACCGTGGTTTACGGAGATAAAACCCTTGCCTTGACCATGAATGGAAAGCGGACGGGGATTTCGCGCCGGCAGTTCCTGGGTTGGGCCTCCGAGCTGGGACTGACCGGCCGGGCGGCCGCCCAGGTTGTGGAGATCGGGCTGAAGGCGTCAGGTCCGTTGATCGCGGACCTCGAGTCGGGGACGGCTTTTGGTGGCTTGGGCGGGGCCGGGACAAAGGGCAACGACGACGGCGGGTCCCCGTTTCCTGACATCGTCACCAGGGCATGGGCCAAGGAGCTGAAGCACCGCCGGAGGCTGATGGAGGGCTGA
- a CDS encoding type II toxin-antitoxin system Y4mF family antitoxin, which translates to MKASFSNYLAAEVRSRRAVLRLTQQDLAQLAGVSERFVRFVEQGKQSVQLDSLLALLDTLGLELQLTTRTGAAARQGAMAAGHEEARP; encoded by the coding sequence ATGAAGGCATCCTTTTCGAATTATCTTGCGGCGGAAGTGCGGTCCCGCCGCGCCGTCCTCCGCCTGACCCAGCAGGACCTCGCGCAGCTGGCCGGAGTGTCGGAGCGCTTCGTGCGCTTCGTTGAGCAAGGCAAACAAAGCGTCCAGCTCGACTCACTCCTGGCGCTTTTGGATACTCTCGGCCTGGAGCTCCAGCTGACTACGCGGACAGGCGCCGCTGCACGGCAAGGCGCGATGGCGGCAGGTCATGAGGAGGCCCGGCCGTGA
- a CDS encoding PIN domain-containing protein, producing the protein MILLDTNILISPPSEWPEGEVLGSSIISLAELHFGIRSSASEDIRRQRVRRLAVWRELMDWILFDEPAAESYGELAAKVRSLRPQHARSKDIMIAAQAHSLGIPLMTRNAKDFELVSDVVEILQAG; encoded by the coding sequence GTGATCCTCCTCGATACGAACATCCTGATCAGTCCGCCGTCGGAGTGGCCGGAAGGGGAGGTGCTGGGCTCGAGCATCATTTCCTTGGCCGAACTTCATTTCGGCATCCGGTCCTCGGCCTCCGAAGACATCCGGCGCCAGCGTGTGCGCCGCCTTGCTGTGTGGCGGGAGCTGATGGACTGGATTCTTTTTGATGAGCCCGCAGCCGAGAGTTACGGCGAGCTGGCTGCAAAAGTCCGGTCGCTTCGGCCGCAGCATGCCAGAAGCAAGGACATCATGATCGCGGCCCAAGCACACTCGCTGGGGATTCCCTTGATGACGCGGAACGCCAAGGACTTCGAATTGGTCAGCGACGTCGTCGAGATCCTTCAAGCGGGTTGA
- a CDS encoding type II toxin-antitoxin system Phd/YefM family antitoxin: protein MDKVGVRELKQNPRAVIERVELGASVEITLQGRAVARMSPITRRRKWTPAAEVGKALELAGLGVDQTGWLEEHRESRNADPLVDPWEAK from the coding sequence ATGGACAAGGTGGGCGTTCGGGAACTCAAACAAAACCCCAGGGCTGTCATAGAGCGGGTTGAGCTGGGAGCCAGCGTGGAGATCACCCTGCAGGGGCGGGCTGTGGCCAGGATGTCTCCCATTACGCGCCGCAGAAAGTGGACTCCTGCTGCCGAAGTGGGGAAGGCTCTTGAGCTGGCGGGGCTCGGCGTGGACCAGACCGGCTGGCTGGAGGAGCACCGGGAATCCCGGAATGCGGACCCCCTGGTGGATCCGTGGGAGGCAAAGTGA
- a CDS encoding FadR/GntR family transcriptional regulator, with translation MNLSDSRTAGQPAALPLARLSAAEAVFNAIRHDIESGLLGVGSKLSSEATLSQQYGVSRSVIREALRSCTALGLTVTKTGKGTFVVANKVANDLMLGQYSARDLTEARPHIEVPAAGLAAERRTDEELETLRHIVAAMASESDPESWVALDSSFHAAIARASGNKVFASVVADIRGALAHQSETLNMVADRQHASDVEHQDILAAIEAGSAEKARAAMASHLHAVGLALDSILNN, from the coding sequence GTGAACCTGTCAGACAGCCGGACAGCAGGACAGCCTGCCGCCCTTCCGCTCGCACGGCTTAGTGCTGCCGAAGCGGTGTTCAACGCGATCCGTCACGATATCGAGTCCGGGCTGCTGGGCGTAGGCAGCAAGCTCAGTTCGGAAGCAACGCTTTCCCAGCAGTACGGCGTGAGCCGGTCAGTGATCCGGGAAGCACTGCGCTCCTGCACTGCCCTGGGCCTCACGGTAACCAAAACCGGCAAGGGGACATTCGTGGTCGCCAACAAGGTGGCCAACGATCTGATGCTGGGGCAATACTCGGCCCGGGACCTGACCGAAGCACGGCCGCATATCGAGGTTCCCGCAGCTGGGCTGGCCGCCGAGCGCCGCACCGACGAGGAGCTTGAAACGCTCCGCCATATCGTTGCCGCCATGGCCAGTGAAAGCGATCCGGAATCCTGGGTAGCCCTGGATTCGAGCTTCCACGCCGCCATAGCCCGCGCCAGCGGCAATAAGGTATTCGCCAGCGTGGTGGCGGACATCCGCGGCGCCCTGGCCCACCAGTCCGAAACGCTGAACATGGTGGCAGACCGGCAGCACGCCTCAGATGTGGAACACCAGGACATCCTGGCCGCCATCGAGGCTGGCTCCGCCGAAAAAGCGCGCGCGGCCATGGCCAGCCACCTGCACGCCGTGGGCCTTGCCCTCGACTCCATCCTTAACAACTAA
- a CDS encoding asparaginase yields the protein MPSPVFSAARTTAPGLVPASSDRTKAHQLPTHEPLVAAVRDGLVESVHYGSAIAVAADGSTVASAGDPLAPFYPRSSLKPLQAVAMVRAGLQLPADLLALAAASHSGAAGHREGALRILELHGLSVSDFGNSSDLPYGMNEREEWLRNGGGATQLIQNCSGKHAAMAATCVINGWPVQGYLDPSHPLQQLVAETVRELTGEEPFALSTDGCGTPLFALTLRGMARAFGLIAHAAADSLALNDDGGPAARSAEATVGLAMQRHPEMVAGEGRDVTELMRLLPGSVAKDGFEGVQLVGLADGSAVAVKISDGGDRARMPATVKLLEKLSTSSKNGADSAPLSAIATAPVLGAGRQVGLLQATDFLTQKSLSTPVNEAP from the coding sequence ATGCCCTCCCCTGTGTTTTCCGCTGCCCGCACAACTGCCCCCGGCCTTGTTCCAGCCAGCAGCGACCGGACCAAAGCGCACCAGCTTCCCACGCACGAGCCCCTGGTTGCAGCGGTTCGTGACGGCCTGGTGGAAAGTGTGCACTACGGCTCGGCGATCGCTGTTGCGGCCGACGGATCAACTGTGGCGTCAGCGGGCGATCCCCTCGCCCCGTTTTATCCCCGGTCCTCCCTCAAGCCGCTCCAGGCCGTAGCCATGGTCCGCGCCGGACTCCAGCTGCCGGCCGATCTCCTTGCCCTGGCCGCGGCAAGCCACTCCGGGGCAGCCGGGCACCGTGAAGGGGCGCTGCGCATCCTCGAGCTGCACGGACTGAGCGTCAGCGACTTCGGCAACAGCTCCGACCTCCCCTATGGCATGAACGAGCGCGAAGAATGGTTGCGAAACGGCGGCGGGGCCACCCAGCTCATCCAGAACTGCTCCGGCAAGCACGCCGCCATGGCCGCCACCTGCGTCATCAACGGCTGGCCGGTCCAGGGTTACCTGGACCCCTCCCACCCCCTGCAGCAGCTTGTTGCCGAAACAGTCAGGGAGCTGACCGGCGAGGAGCCCTTTGCCCTCAGCACCGACGGCTGCGGCACGCCGCTGTTCGCCCTGACGCTCCGCGGCATGGCCCGCGCTTTCGGACTTATCGCGCACGCCGCGGCGGACTCCCTTGCACTGAACGACGACGGCGGACCGGCTGCCCGGAGTGCGGAAGCCACCGTCGGACTCGCCATGCAGCGCCACCCTGAAATGGTGGCCGGGGAAGGCCGCGACGTCACCGAGCTGATGCGCCTGCTGCCGGGCTCGGTGGCGAAGGACGGCTTTGAAGGCGTGCAGCTGGTGGGCCTGGCCGATGGCAGTGCCGTTGCCGTAAAGATTTCCGACGGCGGCGACCGTGCCCGCATGCCGGCCACCGTAAAGCTGCTTGAGAAGCTGAGTACTTCCTCGAAGAACGGCGCTGACAGCGCCCCGCTCTCCGCAATCGCAACCGCGCCGGTTCTCGGTGCGGGCCGCCAAGTGGGCCTCCTGCAGGCAACCGACTTTCTGACCCAAAAATCCCTGTCCACACCCGTCAACGAAGCCCCGTAA